The DNA window tcgaatgtaacacaattaaaacgaaattacataaaaacccctcatagaacctcattataaagtcaacacaaagtcataggatcttgcttaacctatcattttccgagtcgttacattatccctcacttgggaacattcgtcctcgaatgacactttaaacacataaggGGAAACGACTCAAGTAAACAGTCCATCAACATGcatacaacatcaatacaaatgcataaatataggaggaaacatcaactccacatataAAGTCCCACacaacttcatgcaattcaagaaagtaggcacaacatctactaactccttatgcatcatctttaccttttctcatttctcatttcatttcattggaggtacttccttctccaaatcatctcATGCTCACCATAACATCAAAGGACAcaatatgcaattttctcattaaagCACATCATGCAACCTTCTCCAAAACTCGAGTAAGCATGCTCACATTATCACCTCATAAAGCAAATAGACAACTTATGCTAAATGCACATTATGCAACTTTCTCATAGAAGCACTTTAGGCAACATCATCAAAACACTTTTAAACATGCTCATAAGTCAACTCATGCAACATTTAGGCAACTTATCATGGATGCATAATTACATGAggaacaaaattcatgaaaactcattttctcatttaacaagaattcatttaaaacatgcatgacatAAGTAAACCATGGAAAACTCTTTttcacataagactccaaaacataacccaagcttctaggaactctttgttttaggcttgagtaagcacatatagaagtaggtaaggatatcaacacttctcaacaacttcactactcaacataccatcccccacttaagGTTAAACCCAACTAAGGTCAACCTTAACATCTCATAAAAATTTCAATGAAGATACCATCAATCTTACCAAAACCATTCTTACCCAACTCTTTAATTCACTAAACCTcttaaaataaaacttcaatcaagcctaactcatgaacatcaaagacACTTAAGGGCCTTACCATCTAGTTATATTATCCCCCACTCGGGAGAATACTCttactagttctttcaaattcacCTCCTTCCATCCTAATATTGGATCAAAACAACACTAGGCTTTTATACTCATTACACCTAGCATTTCTAAATCACCACACATTTCACAAATTCCTTCAACACATCACAAAACTTCCTCATGACTAAGCCGGATACTACCAATAACACGCATAACCAAAGGaatcccattcatactaaagtcgTCACCACAATCTTTCACCTCGCACCTACTAGGTCACCAAGTCatagttggcatcacaaccaacattcTCTCTCCCTCAACCCTTGCAACATTAAAACTTCCTCAAAGTTTACACCCAAATGACCATCACCTACAGAACAAGGGAAGacattatagagagaaactccatggcacgactaaaagaatgaagaagtgaaactttcttagcacccaatagcctcctattcataatgtggcgcgcttcacattatgaacaagactctactagatgtggttttgaGACAACCTAAGACCATCCCGGaaacttatgctctgataccaagtttgtcacgacccgggagcaccccctagtcgtaaccggcgtactcgacctcgaagaggtctaatacaagcctcttagcattcattcatcgcatagacaccaaaaccataaggaattaaaaactttcttcacacacgaagatactttcaataaatagcaagcggaagactttctagactttatacaatatgtctcaaaaccatctaatacttgaatataacattgggactaagcccactcaaaacctaagcaaatactagagagacataaaaagaacatgttggttattgccctcgaatctatgaggactcaccaagtcttcatcttcaactcttaaaaacctatcaagtagccatgacatatcaccatctccaaatccctacactttagtcaaaaagcgaaagaaaggggttagcacaattaagtactaagtatggagaccatgcaagaaaatatgcacaacggacatttacaagaaatgtatgctttcatgtcctttgataaaacctttcctttacaagtataagagacataatacaagtcaacattaacatattagaccatagccaaccatacatatacttaacataaatccatatacaacccatgcttaactttagaaggacacatgtcatttcattaccataggacctctacctaatataaccttaagacacacttgagtgagacaagaagtgaccgcccacacaatcctcttcaagcacacttaagtgttccccaagattaccttagataaggactttATAGGCAaagtgcataatcatacccgatagatagcatattaatgagatgatatgtataatgatgcttacataaaataaatcatatttagtggggcatagtacatgtgtggtgagtgaccatcaatatagtatttccaaggcctaccacccccttggagaggcgaaagaggtacaaacccctcaatgtggttacccgggcctaccaccccccgagctagggaccaaggtacaaacccctcgatatggttatacgggcctactaccccccgtactaggcaaccaaggtaccaacccctcgatatggttatacgggcctactaccccccgtactaggcaaccaaggtaccaacccctcgatatggttatacgggcctactaccccccgtactaggcttggtcgactcacaacacttatatagagaaaacaatatacatgtgtccatttcatcatcatttcagtaattatataaccatccgattcataggacgtacattggaccttccatttcctaagaattctataaatgggcattttatcaaacacaaggtgggctattgttcatgtaaatgaaatcttgtatttcaagaatactaagtccaaccaattccaaaatccatataaatcagcccaccaacaacatacatatatatcaaccttcataatttgatcatggaagcatgaaaaccataaacatcacataataattccatttcatgataatatgcaaaatagaccataataggatgtgtagtagtaattccataattcaagagttcataaataatcataaggacccataaacttgaagtagaaatagaggataaatggttggacttgtggaaaggaaggtttccacaatcaaacccacatacctcaacttgttcacgagtatatcaaccttagaaatacaattacataacttatttaacttctattagctcagtaatgttgacgtaaaataggatcatcatcataagtaagcctagcatgtacaaatacaactatgctcccaaaacagtgaatctggccagcctagtacctcatgttgcatcttagatttgaaaaggaaaatggcagaactagactttataaccttcatgaaagatgtagatacatctcttagggttgcaaacaaacaaggatcaccgcaaaatatattttgtacaaaaagatatagtcAAGACACTAGCCGCTGGTCATGCAGGATTTCAATTCTCGGAATCTGGGCAGAACttgccctatgttgcgtcccatatttcgtatccataacagttaaattagaattttacataaacataaaagttgtaggtatacgagttagctttccaaatcatatttattcactgcaaACTAAGTTCTAGAGCAAGAGATATgcctaaaataccaaacactatccAGCTCAAAAACAGGTTTCGTCACTTACATCcgaaaggaatgccatatcctatcgattcatattcaacaaagcttctaatgtatcaagaagaggcacctaagtctaccaagtcaagacacaCATCACATTATAAAgatccttcacattccatcatcatcacatatgaacaataatagaggacacactttcaatcacaatacaataacactttaaACAAGATCACCTTGAGATCACATGAACACctttatattcacaacatgattgcctttacttcatttgattctcattcaagtccttcacatcacattcacatatatgatatcatgtcaacacttcaattcctcatataatgcctccaaggccataaacacaatacattcaataagtaaacacctccaccataagtggatcacacatcaatctatcacaattctatatcaattctaccttaacaatgaagttaggtccacttaccctttttcccaagccacaatcaccattcctcaactctccaacaattcacaatagataagcatagataataatagaagtcaactattcaactcaatccaagcatacttccatcatcattcaatcataaataataaacccacttcataagccaactttaggaaacttgccaagacatgggttcatggaaatttctttcttaaaaccatcaatagacaccattaataacgtaaatcatcaaaaaaaatcatttaatgcaagaacccatgcttagaatcgaaattaggatttttgtgtttttggaagaactttgaatcatttgaattgagctccttgaaaggaagaataatcaaggataaaggatccccatacctctaagttgaaaacccacgagaattgaagaagaaagaactcaaaatcttcaatcctagctccaacttcttcttcttcttcttcccctcttcttctcttcttcactcaagaaccctaactcttactcttttaaaatggaacaaaaatgatccacaatcagcctaacacaataatataacctcaaaagaaaagatttgtgaaaagaccaaaatgcccttaaatttccggacggactccttgctaactgcccaactttcaaagggcataactcgctcatacaaactcggaattgaacaaactcagtggcgttggaaagatcgttccaagggctttccaaacataactggaactactcctggatcatcctgagctaggagttatgactgctcaaagttggccaacaactcactgatttcccacacttaaccaaatttccaggttctgaactttttccaaaagtgactacttccaatttcaagctacttcatattcattttaaattgtcggatgtaacacaattaaaatgaaattagataaaaacccctcatagaacctcattataaagtcaacacaaagtcatagactcttgcttaacctatcattttctgaGTCGTTACAAAACCGCAACAAGAGTCAATTGAAGTTGATGAGCAAAACAATGAACAGAATGAGACGATCTACTTTCTTGTCTAATCAACGTTTTAAGACCACCTAGCTCACCTTGCATATTACTTGCCCCATCGTAATATTGCCCACGTACATTAGATAAAGTCAAAGAATGGTGATAAAGTACATCTACAATTGCTTTCTTTAGAGATAAAGCACTAGTATCTTTAATGTGAACAAGTCCTATAAATTCCTTCATCACAAACCCCATTTTGTCAACATATCTTAGACAAATAGCCATTTGCTCTTTGTGTGACACATCTCTAGATTCATCAACCAATAAAGCAAAGTAGCCACTATTTATATCCTCTATTATAGCCTTAATTGTTTCAATCTGTACGCAGTCACAATATCTTTTTTGGATGTCATAAGaagtcattttattattttttggagctTTTTCTAACACAAAAGATTTAATTGCATCACATCTAGTATCTAACCAAGAAAGAACTTTAAGAAAATTACCCTTGTTCAATGACGATTCACTCTCGTCATGACCACGAAATGCAAAACCTTGATCCAAGAGAAGTCTTACCACATCGATTGAAGCGTTTAACCGAATCTGATATTCATGCTTACTTTTATCATCCAACTTGTAAAATGTGGCTTTAATGGATTGTTGTTCTCGCATGAGATCTTCACACTTTCTTTTGGATTGATTATGAACGATATTCGGTGGACCAATATGTGTAGCAAAGCTATCCTTTCTATGCCAATTTGTAAATTCCTTAGTCAAAAATACATTACCACCACCTTGATTAATGTTTTCTTCTTGAAACAAATAACAAGGTAAACAATAAGCAGCATCCGCACTAATACTGTATTCCAACCAATCAGGATATTCATCAAACCACGTATAAAAAAAACGACGTGGTGTTCCAAAAAAATCAGTTTGAGGGAACTGATGATTTTGAGGTTGACAAGCACCTTTAATGATATATGCCCTCCTTATCTCATCACGAAGGTTTGGATGATAATTCAAAATTGGAGTTCTTTCAGTCGGATCAGCCTTTAAATCATTTACATCAAATTCTTGTCTTTGGGAAGAGTGAGATGATATTTCTATTTGATTGACATTTTCATCTCGGCgtagttgattttgattttgaggcGCCAAACTTGTTTTGGGtactctaaaaaaatatttctccaaACTCATTGTACACCAAACTGAAATAGTAGTCAAGTTCACGTATaccaaactttttaaaaatcatcCACAATACACCAAATAGTTGATCGATactcaaataaataaagtagcttttaacataaaaattaagatattCAAGTCTTTCAACACATGATTAGAAAAAACTAaactaaaggaaaaaaagaattaagaaattaaatacCTTTTCACACTTCAATGGcggttgaggaagaaatatacAATGATTAAAGCTTCCAATTTCTTAAAACTTGCAAATATGTATGAAAGTTGAGAAGAAAGATT is part of the Solanum stenotomum isolate F172 chromosome 8, ASM1918654v1, whole genome shotgun sequence genome and encodes:
- the LOC125873825 gene encoding uncharacterized protein LOC125873825; its protein translation is MSLEKYFFRVPKTSLAPQNQNQLRRDENVNQIEISSHSSQRQEFDVNDLKADPTERTPILNYHPNLRDEIRRAYIIKGACQPQNHQFPQTDFFGTPRRFFYTWFDEYPDWLEYSISADAAYCLPCYLFQEENINQGGGNVFLTKEFTNWHRKDSFATHIGPPNIVHNQSKRKCEDLMREQQSIKATFYKLDDKSKHEYQIRLNASIDVVRLLLDQGFAFRGHDESESSLNKGNFLKVLSWLDTRCDAIKSFVLEKAPKNNKMTSYDIQKRYCDCVQIETIKAIIEDINSGYFALLVDESRDVSHKEQMAICLRYVDKMGFVMKEFIGLVHIKDTSALSLKKAIVDVLYHHSLTLSNVRGQYYDGASNMQGELGGLKTLIRQESRSSHSVHCFAHQLQLTLVAVL